One window from the genome of Spirosoma rhododendri encodes:
- a CDS encoding DUF1800 domain-containing protein, producing MDTYEKNRQAQVRYLYSRAAFGATPAELTQAVEQPLRKTIRQLFHNSASVSDLIVVEPEQNQTRPVLRQLVRDGQLDKEMLRERIKQNAQKIRDLNLLWVDRMAAGSGALREKMALFWHGHFACRPSGQNALFMQQYINTIRRHALGKFSDLLMGVSKEPAMLQFLNNQQNRKNAPNENFAREVMELFTLGRGNYSEHDVKEAARAFTGWQYTPAGQFVFRERVHDEGDKTIFGKTGPFVGEDVIAALLANRQTARFVTSKLYRYFVNETEDKKRVDELADQFYKSGYDITDLMETMFGADWFYDARNVGAHIKSPVELLAGMRHTLGITFDQPQPQIFVQRTLGQTLFYPPNVAGWPGGRSWIDSSSLLFRMQLPAYVLKAAEVTIRPKEDGDVNTETLARKGGNNFRTTVDWPAFEGAFATVDDQKLTDAIAGALLPFALRPDQRTLIVSQAGTANDRSQRIRSLTVSIMALPEYQLS from the coding sequence ATGGACACGTACGAGAAAAACAGACAGGCGCAGGTTCGGTACCTCTACAGCCGGGCCGCTTTCGGGGCGACACCCGCTGAACTGACTCAGGCGGTTGAACAGCCGCTGCGCAAAACGATCCGGCAGCTTTTCCACAATAGCGCGTCGGTCAGCGATCTGATCGTGGTGGAGCCGGAGCAGAACCAAACGCGGCCGGTGCTTCGGCAGCTCGTGCGCGACGGGCAACTCGACAAAGAGATGCTCAGAGAACGCATCAAACAGAACGCGCAGAAAATTCGTGATCTCAACCTGCTGTGGGTCGACCGGATGGCGGCTGGTTCGGGGGCGTTGCGCGAGAAGATGGCTCTGTTCTGGCATGGTCACTTTGCCTGCCGCCCGTCGGGGCAGAACGCGCTGTTTATGCAGCAGTACATCAACACCATCCGGCGGCACGCGCTGGGTAAGTTTAGCGATCTGCTGATGGGCGTGTCGAAAGAACCGGCGATGCTGCAATTTCTCAATAACCAGCAAAACCGTAAGAATGCACCCAACGAGAACTTCGCCCGCGAGGTGATGGAGCTGTTCACGTTAGGGCGGGGTAACTACAGCGAACACGACGTCAAGGAAGCCGCCCGCGCCTTTACCGGATGGCAGTATACGCCAGCCGGTCAGTTTGTGTTTCGGGAGCGCGTTCACGATGAGGGCGACAAAACGATCTTCGGCAAAACGGGGCCGTTCGTTGGGGAAGACGTTATTGCCGCACTGCTCGCCAACCGGCAGACGGCCCGCTTCGTTACGAGTAAGCTGTACCGGTATTTCGTGAACGAAACCGAAGACAAAAAACGGGTCGATGAACTGGCCGATCAGTTTTACAAAAGCGGCTACGACATTACGGACCTGATGGAGACAATGTTCGGTGCCGACTGGTTCTACGATGCCCGTAACGTCGGTGCGCATATCAAATCGCCGGTGGAGCTGCTGGCCGGGATGCGACACACGCTGGGCATCACCTTCGATCAGCCGCAACCCCAAATTTTTGTGCAGCGTACACTCGGCCAAACATTGTTTTACCCGCCCAACGTAGCAGGCTGGCCGGGTGGGCGGAGCTGGATTGATTCATCGAGCCTGCTGTTCCGAATGCAGTTGCCTGCTTACGTGCTGAAAGCCGCCGAAGTGACCATCCGTCCGAAAGAAGACGGCGACGTCAACACCGAAACGCTGGCCCGCAAAGGCGGCAACAACTTCCGCACGACCGTCGACTGGCCGGCTTTCGAAGGGGCATTCGCTACCGTCGACGACCAGAAATTAACCGACGCTATCGCCGGGGCGCTGCTGCCGTTTGCCCTGCGCCCCGACCAGCGAACGCTAATCGTCAGTCAGGCAGGAACCGCCAACGACCGCTCCCAGCGCATCCGCTCCCTAACCGTATCGATCATGGCCCTGCCGGAATATCAACTAAGTTGA
- a CDS encoding DUF1501 domain-containing protein — protein sequence MNRRNFLAQSALTAAGSLMIPNFLKAYELSAMGTPLAPSGKILVIVQLSGGNDGLNTVVPYRNDIYYRERPTIAIPADKVLPLNDEIGLHPAMEPLRALYDDGLLTVINNVGYPNPDRSHFRSMDIWQTASDSSQYKTSGWVGRYLDSACAGKVQQPFRTIEVDDTLSLAMKGETLNGMSLLDPKKLYNQTRSKLITGLSHEHPDEHQSVAYLYKTLAETVSSADYVFEKTKQKHAVSGTTYPNHELGHRLHTVSQLIQSGLGTSVYYVSISGFDTHINQPGQQARLLGQYAEAVGAFMADLKGAGRQNDVMLMTFSEFGRRVKQNASNGTDHGTASNVFLIGGGLPSRRVLNEAPNLSKLTDGDLTYTVDFRQIYATLLHDYLGADDVAILGRSFEPLKLV from the coding sequence ATGAACCGTCGCAATTTTCTTGCTCAGTCGGCCCTGACAGCGGCTGGGTCACTGATGATCCCCAACTTCCTGAAAGCCTACGAACTGTCGGCGATGGGAACGCCCTTGGCACCGTCGGGTAAGATTCTGGTTATCGTTCAGCTGTCGGGCGGTAATGACGGGCTCAATACCGTGGTGCCGTACCGCAACGATATCTACTACCGCGAACGACCGACGATTGCCATTCCTGCCGATAAGGTGCTGCCGCTCAACGACGAGATAGGCCTGCACCCGGCGATGGAACCGCTCCGTGCCCTGTACGACGACGGGCTGCTCACGGTCATCAACAACGTCGGCTACCCCAACCCCGACCGGTCGCACTTCCGCTCGATGGACATCTGGCAGACGGCCAGCGATTCCAGCCAATACAAAACCAGCGGTTGGGTCGGGCGTTATCTCGATTCGGCCTGCGCGGGGAAAGTCCAGCAGCCGTTTCGTACCATCGAAGTCGATGATACGTTGAGTCTGGCCATGAAAGGCGAAACGCTCAACGGCATGTCGCTGCTCGACCCGAAAAAGCTGTACAACCAGACGCGGAGCAAGCTCATCACGGGTCTGAGCCACGAACACCCCGACGAGCATCAGTCAGTAGCGTATCTGTACAAGACGCTGGCCGAAACGGTGTCGTCGGCTGACTATGTATTCGAGAAAACGAAGCAGAAACATGCGGTGTCGGGTACAACATACCCGAACCACGAACTGGGCCACCGTCTGCACACCGTGTCGCAACTGATTCAGTCGGGACTGGGAACGAGCGTGTACTACGTATCGATCAGCGGGTTCGACACACACATCAACCAGCCGGGGCAGCAGGCTCGTTTGCTGGGGCAGTATGCTGAAGCTGTCGGCGCGTTTATGGCTGACCTGAAAGGAGCCGGTCGGCAAAATGATGTGATGCTGATGACGTTTTCGGAGTTCGGTCGGCGCGTGAAGCAAAACGCCAGTAACGGTACCGACCACGGTACGGCCAGCAACGTCTTTCTGATTGGTGGCGGGCTACCATCGCGCCGGGTACTGAACGAAGCACCGAACCTGAGTAAGCTGACCGATGGCGACCTGACGTATACGGTCGACTTCCGGCAGATCTACGCGACTTTACTACACGATTATCTGGGTGCCGACGATGTGGCTATTCTGGGTCGTTCGTTCGAGCCGCTGAAACTGGTGTGA
- a CDS encoding DUF481 domain-containing protein has translation MKNRLFCFLFFCSLLTVNSLRAQVVEQPDPLRPAVPDSVRKLVDSTTKDTIVIVPKPLHLLRYKFTADGTITAGNVNRELLQLASSFDYTLSNYFKLSANPSFVYGKQSGVLAERELFSDLRATYRPERTLYYLTFGSYERSNLRQINRRWTIAGGAGYKLVQTKRAYLSVTNVILQEFTDFYELDDINIVRNSTRLFGEYNFSNNRWTLTHTALYQPAIGQYNVRWNATVSLQVKLNTVISLRTTLANAYESLVVPGRQNNDLRFTIGLTYERK, from the coding sequence GTGAAAAATAGACTTTTCTGCTTTCTCTTTTTCTGCTCACTGTTGACCGTAAACAGCCTGCGGGCGCAGGTCGTTGAACAACCCGATCCGCTGCGCCCCGCCGTGCCGGATTCGGTCCGCAAACTGGTCGATTCAACAACGAAGGATACTATCGTCATCGTTCCCAAGCCATTACACCTGCTTCGCTACAAGTTCACCGCCGACGGTACCATCACGGCGGGCAACGTGAATCGGGAGTTGCTCCAGCTCGCCAGTTCATTCGATTACACGTTGAGCAATTACTTCAAACTGTCGGCTAATCCTTCGTTCGTGTACGGCAAACAGAGTGGTGTGCTGGCCGAACGTGAACTGTTTAGCGACCTCCGCGCTACCTACCGCCCCGAACGGACGCTGTATTACCTGACCTTCGGCTCGTACGAACGTAGCAACCTCCGGCAGATCAACCGGCGGTGGACCATTGCGGGTGGGGCGGGCTATAAACTGGTGCAGACCAAACGGGCTTACCTGTCGGTGACGAACGTGATTTTGCAGGAATTCACCGATTTCTACGAACTCGACGATATCAATATTGTCCGAAACTCAACCCGTCTGTTTGGCGAGTACAACTTTTCAAACAACCGCTGGACACTGACCCATACGGCACTTTACCAGCCCGCTATCGGTCAGTACAACGTGCGCTGGAACGCGACGGTGAGCCTACAGGTTAAGCTAAACACGGTAATCAGCCTGCGCACGACACTGGCAAACGCCTACGAGAGTCTGGTGGTGCCGGGCCGGCAAAACAACGACCTGCGCTTCACAATTGGCCTGACCTACGAACGAAAATAA
- a CDS encoding Rpn family recombination-promoting nuclease/putative transposase: protein MQTGPYISLLSDYGFKATFGNETDILFLRTALQALIKSDIHIRQVHFDKNAFESLTVDSRSGIFDLACTDENGSQFIVEMQLGVAPHFIQRMKFYALHKFNTVVERGAFDYANLPKIYAIAILAKNILPTESFHTLANLRSETGEIIDSQLTFITVELAKFDKAVTEIKTDLDKLVYTMKTLHTTEPTQYPSFWNEEWLKRAIDELDTRKMSPEERAYFARVTAANAEAVNAEKQRIEEAEARRESLVKSETVKNLLSLGILTITQIAQTVGVSEDFVRNLSSNR from the coding sequence ATGCAAACCGGCCCTTACATTTCCCTACTATCTGATTACGGCTTCAAAGCCACTTTTGGCAATGAAACTGACATTCTATTTTTACGTACAGCTCTGCAAGCTCTTATCAAATCCGACATCCATATCCGACAGGTGCATTTTGATAAAAACGCCTTTGAATCCCTAACTGTCGACAGTCGCAGTGGCATTTTTGATCTAGCTTGCACCGATGAGAACGGCAGCCAATTCATTGTTGAAATGCAGTTGGGAGTGGCCCCTCACTTCATCCAGCGCATGAAGTTCTATGCCCTGCACAAGTTCAATACCGTTGTGGAGCGGGGTGCCTTCGATTATGCCAATCTACCTAAGATTTATGCCATCGCTATTCTGGCCAAGAATATCCTACCCACCGAGTCGTTTCACACCTTAGCCAATCTGCGAAGCGAAACCGGTGAAATCATTGACAGCCAACTTACGTTTATCACTGTGGAATTGGCTAAGTTTGATAAGGCAGTAACCGAGATAAAGACTGATTTAGACAAGCTGGTTTATACTATGAAAACGCTTCACACCACCGAGCCTACTCAGTACCCGTCTTTCTGGAATGAGGAATGGCTTAAGCGAGCGATTGACGAGTTAGACACCCGCAAGATGAGTCCAGAAGAGCGGGCTTACTTTGCTCGTGTGACAGCGGCCAACGCCGAAGCGGTCAATGCGGAAAAACAACGAATTGAAGAAGCAGAGGCCCGTAGAGAAAGCTTAGTAAAAAGTGAAACAGTGAAAAACCTATTAAGCTTAGGCATTTTAACTATCACTCAGATAGCGCAAACCGTTGGCGTAAGTGAAGATTTTGTGCGCAATCTCTCCAGCAACAGGTAG
- the purE gene encoding 5-(carboxyamino)imidazole ribonucleotide mutase, whose amino-acid sequence MVGIIMGSLSDRKVMQEAADVLTVLGVAWEMDIVSAHRTPEKMVDYARTARDRGLKVIVAGAGGAAHLPGMVASLTTLPVIGVPVKSSNSIDGWDSVLSILQMPGGVPVATMALDGARNAGILAAQIVGTFDERVATNLARFKEELKEKVADMSRQLTES is encoded by the coding sequence ATGGTAGGTATTATTATGGGTAGCCTCTCCGATCGTAAGGTCATGCAGGAGGCCGCCGACGTGCTGACCGTATTGGGTGTAGCATGGGAAATGGACATCGTTTCGGCGCACCGGACGCCGGAGAAAATGGTCGACTACGCCAGAACGGCCCGCGACAGAGGGTTAAAAGTTATTGTAGCCGGGGCCGGGGGAGCCGCCCATCTACCCGGCATGGTCGCTTCGCTGACAACGCTGCCCGTGATCGGGGTTCCGGTCAAATCAAGCAACTCCATCGATGGCTGGGACTCGGTCCTGTCGATCCTGCAAATGCCGGGCGGTGTGCCGGTGGCGACGATGGCCCTCGATGGGGCCCGTAATGCCGGTATTTTGGCTGCGCAGATTGTGGGTACGTTCGACGAGCGCGTAGCAACTAACCTGGCCAGATTCAAAGAAGAACTCAAAGAAAAGGTGGCCGACATGAGCCGTCAGCTCACCGAATCATAA
- a CDS encoding Gfo/Idh/MocA family protein — protein sequence MTRWGILGPGRIAHKFVQDLLTLPDAQLYAVASSDQDRADEFARQYGAEHALGSYEALLTLPDLDVVYVATPHVLHHENALLLLNKGIAVLGEKPFAMNGAQVAEMVDLARSKQVFLMEALWSRFMPVLQRAKALVDDGAIGTVTGVRADFGFAADFQPDGRLYNKQLGGGSLLDIGIYPLFFSYLMLGMPEQVKASAIFGQTGVDEQCGMVLTYPNGELGMLDSTLRAKTPCEAYVQGTTGQIRIHSRWHETDALTLTRTGHESETIRIERGTHGYDYEAQHVMDCLAQGLTESPVWSLTDSQNLMTLLDTVRQEIGLTYSE from the coding sequence ATGACTCGCTGGGGAATTTTGGGCCCGGGCCGTATCGCCCATAAATTCGTGCAGGACCTCTTAACCCTGCCCGATGCACAATTGTACGCTGTCGCTTCGTCGGATCAGGACCGGGCGGATGAATTTGCCCGGCAGTACGGGGCTGAGCACGCGTTGGGTAGTTACGAGGCTTTGCTGACGTTGCCCGATCTGGATGTGGTGTACGTGGCGACTCCGCACGTACTGCACCACGAAAACGCCCTGCTACTGCTTAACAAAGGTATCGCGGTGCTGGGCGAAAAGCCGTTTGCCATGAACGGCGCGCAGGTAGCCGAGATGGTCGATCTGGCACGATCGAAACAGGTGTTTCTGATGGAAGCCCTCTGGAGCCGGTTCATGCCGGTTTTGCAGCGCGCCAAAGCCCTGGTCGACGATGGAGCCATCGGTACCGTAACGGGCGTAAGGGCCGATTTTGGTTTTGCCGCCGATTTTCAGCCCGATGGTCGGCTCTACAACAAACAGCTTGGGGGCGGCTCTCTGCTCGATATCGGTATCTACCCGCTGTTTTTCTCGTACCTAATGCTGGGTATGCCAGAGCAGGTAAAAGCCAGCGCGATTTTCGGGCAAACGGGCGTTGATGAACAGTGCGGCATGGTGCTGACCTATCCGAACGGCGAGCTGGGCATGCTCGACAGCACATTACGGGCAAAGACGCCCTGTGAAGCGTATGTGCAGGGCACGACCGGGCAAATTCGCATTCATTCCCGCTGGCACGAAACTGATGCCTTAACGCTGACGCGCACTGGCCACGAATCCGAAACGATTCGTATCGAGCGTGGCACCCACGGCTACGACTACGAAGCCCAACACGTGATGGATTGTCTGGCGCAGGGCCTGACCGAAAGCCCCGTCTGGTCGCTCACCGACAGCCAGAACCTAATGACCCTGCTCGACACCGTCCGGCAGGAAATCGGCCTGACCTATAGCGAATAA
- a CDS encoding LysM peptidoglycan-binding domain-containing protein, protein METENQSTNPRQPGSASLPAITLVVLIGMIAALLYVGFEYISDDTAGSDELTNVAIDTLSQQPLAQEDPDMLMAPDEADTSSQPAPVDLSQATPPADAPEANVRAEEVADDNRETTDGKPSAEEKKAVAEKATPVRKEELMKKPEPPKEAKKEEPKEKPVVAEKPAVKAGGVTTTHTVGAGETFYGVANRYNMKVSTLKALNPNVSESDVKAGVTRLNVKTMAVHTVGAGDVLRVVAQKYGVSKEAIMRANHKDKDIATRGERLIIPYPDKQ, encoded by the coding sequence ATGGAAACCGAAAACCAGTCGACCAATCCCCGTCAGCCGGGCAGCGCGAGTTTACCCGCCATTACGCTGGTGGTGCTGATCGGTATGATTGCCGCTCTGCTATATGTGGGGTTTGAATACATCTCCGACGATACGGCGGGGTCTGACGAACTGACCAACGTGGCAATCGACACGCTGTCGCAGCAGCCGCTGGCGCAGGAAGACCCCGACATGCTGATGGCCCCCGACGAAGCCGACACATCGTCGCAGCCCGCTCCCGTTGATCTGTCGCAGGCAACGCCCCCCGCCGACGCACCCGAAGCCAATGTACGGGCGGAGGAAGTAGCCGACGACAACCGGGAAACAACCGACGGTAAACCATCGGCCGAAGAAAAGAAAGCGGTAGCGGAAAAGGCTACGCCGGTACGGAAGGAAGAGCTGATGAAAAAGCCTGAGCCGCCGAAAGAAGCCAAGAAAGAAGAGCCCAAAGAGAAGCCCGTTGTGGCCGAGAAACCCGCTGTCAAGGCAGGTGGCGTTACCACCACGCATACCGTCGGGGCGGGCGAGACCTTCTACGGTGTTGCCAATCGGTATAACATGAAGGTGAGCACGCTCAAGGCACTGAACCCCAACGTGTCGGAGAGCGATGTTAAGGCGGGCGTTACCCGGCTGAACGTCAAGACAATGGCCGTGCATACAGTGGGCGCGGGCGATGTGTTGCGGGTCGTTGCGCAGAAGTATGGCGTCAGCAAAGAAGCCATCATGCGGGCCAATCACAAAGACAAAGACATAGCTACCCGGGGCGAACGACTGATTATTCCGTATCCGGACAAGCAGTAG
- a CDS encoding S8 family serine peptidase, protein MWLTSFSLCVLAQPRPLAQYSEQQKIQQVSLQKSLTDAELANYRQALTVARRLNRPITEQHPDGTVTILSGITERGELLYKRTFSTTQAGITTRTNSFYSGGSLGLSLSGSTLTNKLGIWDGGRVRSTHVEFRTSSGASRVTQIDSSSSLSDHSTHVAGIMIAAGVNPQVKGMAYGANLRAYDFSSDISEMTAAAPNLLVSNHSYGFNAGWVFDDTRTTPNQWEWWGDTTISKTEDYKFGLYDSQGRAFDQIMYNSPYYLIVKSAGNSHGDNGPGDGQPYYLGNGTTLVTTPRNNQNGYDQIPTNSVAKNILSIAAVGLLTNGYNQAADVSLGSFSSWGPTDDGRIKPDLAGVGVGVLSSISTNDSAYTTYQGTSMASPNVAGSLLLAQELYAQRNSGKYMRSSTLRGLALHTADEAGTTTGPDYRFGWGLLNMEKVGRVLLNTSSNHLMDERTLAQSGTYSLTVVASGRGPLTASIAWTDPAGTAVTTSTAGGILNNRTPRLVNDLDIRVSDGTTTTQPWTLDPANPGNAAVRGDNIRDNYEQVLISNPVPGQSYVVTVSHKGTLSGNTASTQDYALLISGIGGTAYCASAPSSSAGTRIDRVQFNTINQAGSTGCTTYTNNTQVSTTVQPGQTIPLSVTTGTCGASANVVVKAFADWNQDGDFEDANELLATSAVLNGPSAFSTPVTVPTSVTTGQYVRLRIVAVETGSADAVTACGTYGAGETQDYVLQTVQVANDLGIVSLVSPADNFCSQYSNETTVSVRVRNYGTAAQQNIPVTVRIVNSATNTEVASLTSLVTSLSAFEEKLVSLSLPANVSLTPGQTYQFQLAIALSNDLITANNMLQVSRTATNSPNDGLFSATRCGTDGAVSLLNRGGNVAYWYDAPTGGNLIAAGNQTSAPTVPASGTVYAGLNEFSSAIGPVSKSVFGGGSYSGNFGPAPLISTTVPIQIESARLYIGTAGKLTFTVQKLDNTTVSTVTIDVTPTRNQSLTATVNSQLVDDPNDQGAVYPLNLSIPAAGDYKITIGYAGGASIFRSNTAVTGYPYQVTTQSGTPIVSITGALFNSNNTDQTLTNAWYYFYNMRVRALSCPSAQRVAVTPTAGTAATAAITASGSTSICQGSSVILRATTGTDYTYQWYRNGTAISGATSSTLAAGTAGSYVVQVSNSCLPVRSAAVTVTTNAGIAPIITATGFTLTTNAVSNIQWLLNGVAISGANSATYVVTQTGRYSVRGSVNGCGELTADDVYLTILAAEPTSAAGELLVYPNPASKLVTIKLSTDATLKTLPTAQLVDLQGRTLKAVTLQRSGTIYMSEVDVSTLPAGMVFVIVTDEQNRTLGIQRMTKQ, encoded by the coding sequence TTGTGGCTTACCTCTTTTTCCCTGTGCGTACTGGCCCAGCCCAGGCCATTGGCGCAGTACTCGGAGCAGCAGAAAATTCAGCAGGTTAGCCTGCAAAAAAGTCTCACCGACGCCGAACTGGCCAATTATCGGCAGGCTCTGACCGTAGCCCGTCGCCTGAATCGGCCCATTACCGAGCAGCATCCCGACGGTACCGTAACCATACTGAGCGGCATTACGGAACGGGGTGAATTGCTCTACAAACGAACATTCAGCACGACACAGGCGGGCATCACGACCCGAACCAATTCATTCTACAGCGGAGGTAGCCTGGGGTTGTCGCTGTCGGGCAGTACGCTGACCAACAAGCTGGGTATCTGGGACGGCGGCCGCGTACGGAGTACGCACGTCGAATTCCGCACCAGCAGCGGAGCCAGCCGGGTTACGCAGATCGACAGTTCATCCTCGCTCAGTGACCACTCCACCCACGTAGCCGGCATCATGATCGCGGCTGGCGTTAATCCGCAGGTGAAGGGTATGGCCTACGGGGCAAACCTGCGGGCGTACGATTTCAGCAGCGACATATCGGAAATGACAGCCGCTGCCCCAAACCTGCTCGTATCGAATCACTCGTACGGCTTCAACGCGGGCTGGGTATTCGACGATACCCGCACGACACCAAACCAATGGGAGTGGTGGGGCGACACCACGATCAGCAAAACGGAAGACTACAAGTTCGGCCTGTACGATAGCCAGGGCCGCGCCTTCGACCAGATCATGTACAACTCACCGTACTACCTGATCGTCAAATCGGCGGGCAACAGCCACGGCGACAACGGCCCGGGCGATGGGCAGCCGTACTACCTCGGCAATGGCACCACGCTCGTAACAACACCCCGCAACAATCAGAACGGCTACGACCAGATTCCAACCAACAGCGTCGCCAAAAACATCCTGTCGATTGCTGCCGTGGGGCTTCTGACGAATGGCTATAACCAGGCTGCCGACGTATCGCTGGGCAGTTTCAGCAGTTGGGGACCTACCGACGATGGCCGTATCAAACCCGACCTCGCCGGTGTGGGTGTGGGCGTACTGTCGAGCATTTCTACCAACGATAGTGCGTACACTACCTACCAGGGAACATCAATGGCGTCGCCCAACGTGGCGGGGTCACTGTTGCTGGCGCAGGAGTTGTACGCCCAGCGTAACAGCGGCAAATACATGCGCTCCTCGACCCTGCGCGGCCTGGCCTTGCATACCGCCGACGAAGCCGGTACGACCACCGGACCCGATTACCGATTTGGCTGGGGTCTGCTCAACATGGAAAAAGTAGGGCGGGTGCTGCTCAACACCAGTAGTAACCACCTGATGGACGAACGGACGCTGGCGCAAAGCGGGACGTACAGCCTGACGGTGGTAGCGTCTGGACGCGGCCCACTGACGGCCAGTATTGCCTGGACTGATCCGGCGGGTACGGCCGTAACCACGTCAACAGCCGGGGGCATACTCAACAACCGGACGCCCAGACTGGTAAACGACCTCGACATTCGCGTCAGCGACGGTACAACGACCACACAGCCCTGGACACTGGACCCGGCCAATCCTGGCAATGCCGCCGTCCGGGGCGACAACATCCGCGACAACTACGAACAAGTGCTGATTAGCAACCCGGTGCCGGGACAGTCGTATGTGGTCACGGTATCGCACAAGGGAACGCTCTCCGGCAACACCGCCAGCACCCAGGATTACGCCCTGCTGATTAGCGGCATCGGTGGCACTGCCTACTGTGCATCGGCTCCGTCATCGTCGGCCGGTACGCGCATCGACCGGGTGCAGTTCAACACCATCAATCAGGCCGGATCGACGGGTTGCACGACTTACACCAACAATACGCAGGTATCGACAACGGTACAGCCGGGACAGACAATACCGCTGTCGGTTACGACGGGTACGTGCGGGGCGTCGGCTAATGTCGTTGTCAAAGCCTTCGCCGACTGGAATCAGGATGGCGACTTCGAGGATGCCAACGAGTTGCTGGCTACCTCCGCCGTCCTGAATGGCCCTTCGGCGTTCAGCACACCCGTTACCGTGCCAACCTCAGTAACGACTGGCCAATACGTTCGGCTGCGGATCGTCGCGGTCGAAACAGGCAGTGCTGATGCGGTTACTGCCTGTGGCACCTACGGAGCCGGTGAAACGCAGGATTACGTACTCCAAACGGTGCAGGTTGCCAACGACCTCGGCATCGTTTCGCTGGTATCCCCGGCCGACAATTTCTGTAGTCAGTACAGCAACGAAACGACTGTGTCAGTGCGCGTCCGGAACTACGGCACGGCGGCTCAGCAGAACATTCCTGTTACGGTGCGAATTGTCAATAGTGCGACTAACACTGAAGTTGCCTCACTAACGAGCCTTGTTACATCGCTGTCGGCTTTTGAAGAAAAGCTGGTGTCGCTGTCCCTGCCGGCCAACGTGTCGCTCACGCCGGGCCAGACCTACCAGTTTCAACTCGCGATCGCCCTTTCCAACGATCTGATTACCGCAAACAACATGCTACAGGTAAGCCGCACCGCCACAAACTCGCCCAACGACGGCCTCTTCTCGGCAACCCGCTGCGGCACCGACGGAGCGGTATCGCTGTTGAATCGGGGTGGCAACGTGGCCTACTGGTACGACGCACCAACGGGCGGGAATCTGATCGCGGCAGGCAATCAGACATCGGCCCCGACAGTACCCGCCAGTGGTACGGTCTACGCTGGTCTGAACGAGTTCAGCAGCGCGATTGGCCCGGTTTCGAAAAGCGTATTTGGGGGTGGTTCCTACAGCGGCAACTTCGGCCCGGCTCCGCTCATCAGCACCACCGTTCCGATTCAGATCGAAAGTGCCCGGCTGTACATAGGGACGGCGGGTAAGCTGACGTTTACGGTACAGAAACTCGATAACACGACTGTTTCCACCGTCACGATCGACGTAACACCGACCCGCAATCAGAGCCTAACCGCAACAGTGAACAGTCAGCTGGTTGACGACCCCAACGATCAGGGCGCTGTTTATCCGCTCAATCTGTCGATCCCGGCGGCTGGCGACTACAAGATCACGATTGGCTACGCGGGTGGTGCATCAATATTCCGTAGCAATACAGCGGTAACGGGTTATCCTTATCAGGTAACGACACAGTCGGGTACGCCGATTGTGTCGATTACGGGAGCGCTGTTCAACAGCAACAATACAGATCAGACGCTGACAAACGCCTGGTATTACTTCTACAACATGCGGGTGCGGGCCCTTTCCTGCCCATCGGCGCAGCGTGTGGCGGTAACCCCAACAGCGGGTACGGCAGCAACGGCCGCCATAACCGCCAGCGGGTCAACCAGTATTTGTCAGGGTAGTTCAGTCATTTTACGGGCGACTACCGGTACCGACTACACGTACCAGTGGTATCGGAATGGGACGGCGATTTCGGGGGCTACGTCCAGCACGTTGGCAGCAGGCACAGCGGGGAGCTATGTCGTACAGGTTAGCAACTCCTGCTTACCCGTGCGTTCGGCGGCCGTAACGGTCACGACCAACGCCGGCATTGCGCCCATCATCACAGCCACCGGTTTCACGCTGACGACCAACGCCGTTTCAAATATTCAGTGGCTGCTCAATGGCGTCGCGATTTCGGGGGCCAACAGCGCAACATACGTGGTTACGCAAACGGGGCGCTATTCGGTGCGGGGAAGCGTGAACGGTTGTGGCGAACTGACCGCCGATGATGTGTATCTAACCATTCTGGCCGCTGAACCAACATCGGCAGCGGGTGAACTGCTGGTTTATCCAAACCCGGCCTCGAAACTGGTAACGATCAAGCTCAGTACCGATGCAACGCTGAAAACACTACCAACCGCTCAGCTGGTCGACTTGCAGGGTCGGACGCTCAAAGCCGTCACCCTGCAACGCAGTGGCACAATCTACATGTCGGAAGTCGACGTATCTACCCTGCCCGCCGGTATGGTGTTCGTCATTGTCACCGACGAGCAGAACCGCACACTGGGCATACAACGCATGACGAAGCAGTAG